From a region of the Bradyrhizobium sp. KBS0727 genome:
- a CDS encoding S1C family serine protease codes for MIVGIRRIAPAIGIAATLVSSGVEAQSAPPNSYGTAFAVTKDGDLVTNAHVVAGCTAVSARLGATEFQGNVVVRDDNDDLALVHLSNKSTHFAFLRKRPEVRVGDTAITFGFPLPNALSHDGNLTVGYVSSLAGVSDNPTYFQVSTPIQPGSSGGSLLDSSGNVIGVVAKRINPEKFPSQGDAAQLVNFAVSLNVLRTFLKRNQIALTERDSSKDLSVADVGDEARLFSYSVRCAPNNQMLSSTKPSGADAPSDDTSERAVLYEEDLADGHGRRFEGSVAWRMEPLSAQGAHGPRALRGDIHFLGQLNITLIVSESLGENRQASCKIEVTFDTAQSARGQIVSVPGVLMKIGEETKGAPVVVRSTQSGPASFALLCDENYQQQNLKLLKERAWINLPIIYKDGHRAIISLGKGTSGLRAFSEILRE; via the coding sequence GCCGCTACTTTGGTCAGCTCGGGCGTAGAAGCGCAAAGTGCGCCGCCCAACTCGTACGGCACGGCTTTTGCCGTGACGAAAGATGGCGATCTCGTTACCAACGCGCATGTCGTGGCTGGCTGCACTGCCGTAAGTGCTCGTCTCGGAGCCACCGAATTCCAGGGCAACGTTGTCGTGCGCGATGACAACGATGATCTCGCGCTTGTGCATCTGAGCAATAAAAGCACGCATTTTGCCTTCTTGCGAAAGCGACCCGAGGTTCGGGTGGGTGACACCGCTATCACGTTCGGATTTCCATTACCTAATGCGCTTTCGCACGACGGCAACTTGACAGTCGGATATGTATCGTCTCTCGCGGGAGTTTCTGACAATCCAACTTACTTCCAGGTCTCAACACCAATTCAGCCAGGCAGCAGTGGCGGATCGTTACTGGACAGCAGCGGGAACGTAATTGGAGTTGTAGCTAAAAGAATAAATCCAGAAAAATTTCCAAGCCAGGGGGATGCCGCTCAGTTAGTGAATTTTGCAGTCAGTCTGAACGTGCTGCGGACTTTTCTAAAGAGGAACCAGATAGCTTTGACCGAGCGCGACTCTTCCAAGGATCTCAGCGTCGCCGATGTTGGGGATGAAGCAAGACTGTTTTCTTATTCAGTCCGTTGTGCACCAAACAACCAAATGTTGAGCTCCACAAAGCCCAGCGGGGCTGATGCGCCAAGTGATGACACAAGCGAGCGAGCTGTTTTGTATGAAGAGGATTTGGCGGATGGGCACGGCAGACGCTTTGAGGGTTCAGTTGCCTGGCGGATGGAACCATTGTCGGCGCAAGGTGCACACGGGCCCCGCGCATTGCGAGGCGATATTCATTTTCTTGGCCAGCTCAACATAACGCTCATTGTTAGCGAGAGCTTGGGCGAAAACCGACAGGCGAGTTGCAAAATCGAAGTCACCTTCGACACAGCGCAATCCGCGCGGGGTCAGATCGTGAGCGTACCTGGGGTTCTTATGAAGATTGGTGAAGAGACCAAAGGCGCTCCAGTTGTGGTGCGGTCGACTCAATCAGGTCCAGCGAGTTTCGCGCTCTTGTGTGATGAGAACTACCAGCAACAAAATCTCAAGTTGCTCAAGGAGCGAGCTTGGATCAACCTTCCTATCATTTATAAAGATGGTCATCGTGCGATTATCTCGCTCGGCAAGGGAACATCTGGACTTAGAGCATTTAGTGAAATTCTTCGGGAGTAG